From a region of the Panicum virgatum strain AP13 chromosome 2K, P.virgatum_v5, whole genome shotgun sequence genome:
- the LOC120692221 gene encoding zinc finger MYM-type protein 1-like, which produces MSKRTLFTYYSSSSSTPTPPETNARPPKNRRVEFCASDIISDPGLRKPIDEYSFEIRDQDKRAYALRGPTQQPVGFTFPRSWKSGEWRSFQQHWFGTYDWLEYSESKDAAFCFYCYLFFEPGKPDKWGSSVFAKVGIDKWKKALEKFDKHGASHSHCNARLKCDDFMNQRTSVTRKFEKQSKEEDNRYKTRLSSSLDVARFLIQQGDAFRGHDESSTSLNKGTFREMIDWYKDKVEVVKDAYYKGSKNCQMLSPFIQKDLTKACAEEVTSVIMDEIHGRRFSVLIDESRDVSIKEQMAMVLRFVNDEGKVLERFLGLKHIDKCTSIALKEALVGMISSHKLSMNMIRGQGYDGASNMRGEFNGVQKLVRDQNPYAFYVHCFAHQLQLVVVAVSTSTPAIADFFNYVPLIINTVGASCMRKDILLAKHHDSLLEKLENCEIATGRGLNQESSLARPGDTRWGSHLKTLLRILVMWEAILEVLEIVKKDSIKPTCTGGAFGLISKMESFDFVFIMHLMIEILSTTDTLSRALQRKDQDIVEAMHSIMSVKETLQDMRDNGWEPLFRRVKSFCDKNEIEVPDMDKEVNARGTSVRRRQKVTNMHFYHVEIFLAAIDAILTEMNHRFSEASSELLVCMASLNPRNSFSNFDVDKLVKLAEIYAEDFDVGHLAVLPSQLKAFHQRAKRNREFLGCTELSKVAEIMVKTTMNTSYPLVYRLVELTLILPVATASVERVFSAMSLLKTDLRRKIGDEWLNDLMICYVEKEIFRSISSDKIIHRFEDMKKRRRLVPKDNLVIAPHGED; this is translated from the exons ATGTCGAAGAGAACATTGTTCACCTATTATTCAAGCAGTAGCAGTACTCCTACTCCTCCAGAAACTAATGCAAGGCCCCCAAAAAACCGCAGAGTAGAATTTTGTGCATCAGATATCATTAGTGACCCTGGATTGCGCAAGCCAATTGATGAGTATTCGTTTGAGATTAGAGATCAAGATAAGAGGGCATATGCTTTGAGGGGTCCAACTCAACAACCAGTTGGCTTTACATTTCCTCGCTCATGGAAAAGTGGTGAATGGAGATCTTTTCAGCAGCATTGGTTTGGGACTTATGATTGGCTGGAGTATAGTGAGTCAAAGGATGCAGCATTTTGTTTTTATTGTTATCTTTTCTTTGAGCCAGGAAAGCCCGATAAATGGGGGAGCAGTGTCTTTGCAAAGGTCGGTATAGACAAATGGAAGAAGGCTTTGGAAAAATTTGATAAACATGGTGCTTCACATTCTCATTGTAATGCAAGGCTGAAGTGCGATGATTTTATGAATCAAAGAACAAGTGTCACTCGGAAATTTGAAAAGCAAAGTAAGGAGGAAGATAATCGATACAAAACTCGCTTGTCATCTTCTTTAGATGTTGCAAGGTTCCTCATACAGCAAGGTGATGCTTTCCGTGGACACGATGAGTCCTCTACTTCGCTCAACAAGGGAACATTCAGAGAGATGATTGACTGGTACAAAGACAAGGTCGAAGTGGTTAAGGATGCATATTATAAAGGCTCTAAAAATTGCCAGATGTTGTCTCCTTTTATTCAGAAGGATCTTACAAAAGCTTGTGCAGAAGAAGTCACATCAGTGATTATGGATGAGATTCATGGCAGGCGATTCTCGGTGCTTATTGATGAGTCTCGAGATGTATCTATAAAGGAGCAAATGGCTATGGTTCTGAG GTTTGTGAATGATGAAGGAAAGGTGCTAGAGAGATTTCTTGGACTTAAACATATTGATAAATGTACATCTATTGCATTGAAAGAAGCTTTGGTCGGTATGATTTCTAGCCACAAGTTAAGCATGAATATGATTCGTGGACAGGGTTATGATGGAGCTTCCAATATGAGAGGTGAATTTAATGGCGTGCAGAAATTGGTTCGTGATCAAAATCCTTATGCCTTCTATGTGCATTGTTTTGCCCATCAATTGCAATTAGTGGTTGTCGCCGTTTCAACTTCTACTCCAGCTATTGCAGATTTTTTTAACTATGTCCCTTTGATAATCAATACTGTGGGTGCATCTTGTATGAGAAAGGATATCTTGCTTGCAAAACACCATGATAGTTTGTTAGAAAAATTAGAGAATTGTGAGATTGCCACTGGAAGAGGTTTAAACCAAGAAAGTAGCCTTGCTAGGCCTGGAGATACTAGATGGGGCTCCCATCTTAAAACATTGCTTCGTATTTTGGTTATGTGGGAAGCTATATTGGAGGTGCTTGAGATTGTGAAAAAAGATTCCATTAAACCTACATGTACTGGTGGTGCTTTTGGTCTGATTAGTAAAATGGAAAGCTTTGATTTTGTGTTCATCATGCATTTGATGATTGAAATATTGAGCACCACAGATACTTTGTCACGTGCTTTGCAAAGAAAGGATCAAGATATTGTCGAGGCAATGCATTCTATCATGAGTGTGAAAGAGACCTTGCAGGATATGAGGGACAATGGATGGGAGCCGTTATTCAGAAGAGTGAAGTCATTCTGTGATAAAAATGAGATTGAAGTGCCAGATATGGATAAGGAGGTAAATGCTAGAGGGACATCTGTACGTAGAAGGCAAAAGGTAACAAACATGCATTTCTACCATGTTGAGATTTTTCTTGCTGCCATTGATGCCATTTTGACTGAGATGAATCATCGATTTAGTGAAGCTAGTTCAGAGTTGTTAGTATGCATGGCTTCACTTAATCCAAGGAACTCCTTCTCTAATTTTGATGTGGATAAGCTTGTGAAACTTGCTGAAATATATGCTGAAGATTTTGATGTCGGACATCTTGCGGTGTTGCCAAGTCAACTTAAAGCATTCCACCAACGTGCTAAAAGAAATAGAGAGTTTCTTGGGTGCACAGAACTTTCAAAGGTTGCTGAAATTATGGTCAAGACAACCATGAATACCTCTTACCCATTAGTTTATCGGCTCGTTGAGCTCACATTGATACTTCCAGTGGCAACAGCTTCGGTTGAGAGGGTTTTTTCAGCTATGTCTCTTTTAAAGACGGATTTGCGCAGAAAAATAGGAGATGAATGGCTCAATGATTTGATGATATGCTATGttgagaaggagatatttaGAAGCATTAGTAGTGACAAAATCATACATCGGTTTGAAGATATGAAAAAACGTCGTAGGCTTGTGCCTAAAGACAATTTAGTG ATTGCTCCTCATGGGGAAGATTGA